A DNA window from Pyrus communis chromosome 3, drPyrComm1.1, whole genome shotgun sequence contains the following coding sequences:
- the LOC137728946 gene encoding protein EXORDIUM-like 2, with translation MYPIYHFATSLLLLMFLAEPGLGALVEEQPLVLKYHNGALLKGNITVNLIWYGHFTPIQRSIIVDFIHSLAPRRGPLPSASSWWKTTEKYKGGASNLVVGRQILHEAYSLGKSLGNRHLVALAGKVNALKAINVVLTASDVAVDGFCSRCGTHGSAHDKKSAYVWVGNSVVQCPGQCAWPFHQPIYGPQTPPLVAPNGDVGVDGMIINLATLLAGTVTNPYNNGYFQGPASAPLEAVSACTGIFGTGAYPGYPGQVLVDKATGASYNAVGVNGRRFLLPAMWDPQTSACKPLV, from the coding sequence ATGTATCCTATTTACCACTTTGCCACTTCTCTCTTGCTGCTCATGTTTCTGGCCGAGCCCGGTTTGGGTGCTTTAGTGGAGGAGCAGCCCCTGGTGCTCAAGTACCACAACGGCGCTCTTCTCAAGGGCAACATCACCGTCAATCTCATCTGGTACGGCCACTTCACCCCAATCCAACGGTCCATCATCGTCGACTTCATCCACTCCCTCGCCCCTCGGCGCGGCCCACTCCCCTCTGCCTCCTCCTGGTGGAAAACCACCGAGAAGTACAAGGGCGGCGCCTCCAATCTCGTTGTCGGCAGGCAAATCCTCCACGAGGCCTACTCTCTCGGAAAGTCCCTCGGGAACCGGCACCTGGTAGCCCTCGCCGGAAAAGTGAACGCGTTGAAGGCCATCAACGTGGTTTTGACTGCCAGTGACGTGGCGGTCGACGGATTCTGTAGCCGCTGCGGGACGCACGGCTCCGCCCATGACAAGAAGTCGGCTTACGTGTGGGTTGGGAACTCGGTGGTCCAGTGCCCCGGCCAATGCGCCTGGCCCTTTCACCAGCCCATTTACGGCCCGCAAACCCCGCCGTTAGTGGCCCCAAACGGCGACGTCGGAGTTGACGGCATGATCATAAACCTCGCCACTCTCTTGGCGGGAACCGTAACCAATCCGTACAACAATGGATACTTCCAAGGGCCGGCCAGCGCGCCGCTCGAGGCGGTCTCTGCCTGCACGGGCATTTTCGGAACCGGGGCATACCCGGGTTATCCGGGTCAAGTCTTGGTGGACAAGGCGACCGGGGCGAGCTACAACGCGGTCGGGGTGAACGGGCGGAGGTTTCTACTGCCAGCCATGTGGGACCCGCAGACCTCTGCATGCAAGCCCCTTGTGTGA